GGTTCTCCCCTTCATAAACACCTGGTTGATATCTGACTTGTGCATTATATGGCACAATGGCTTCATCATAGCCATCATCTTTTTCATCCCCGTTATCATCTTGAATTTGTTGCCCATGACCTGAGAAATGAAAAACAACAATATCTCCTTTATTCGATTTAGCGATAAGTGTTTCGATGGCTTGAATAATCCCACTTTTAGTAGCGTCTTCATCCGTTAATAATTGGATATCATCAAACCCTTGCGACTCCAAAGCATTGGTAATTAAAGGGATGTCTTTGTCGCTACTAATTTGAGACCAACCACCACTTTTAGGATATTTGGCCACAGCAACTACTAATGCGATTTTTTTTGGACTTGTTTGAACTGCAATTAACTGAAAACTAATCAGTAGTAAAATGGTAAATTGAAAAAAGATAATTCGTTTCATTGTTTTGTTTTTAATACCAAAGGGTTGATTGCATAACATCTTCATCTCCAGATAAGTAATATCGAAGCAATTCCATGTTTTCAAGATCATCATGTGGCTTTAATAAATACATATCAATAACACCCGACATACCGCAAAGCTTTAGAGCAGCTCCAAAATACCTCAGATCTGTAATTTTCCACATGCTTTGATAATTTTCGCCAACTATGCCAGCAGCAAGCATAAAATACTTTTCGCCTTTACTTGCACTTTGACTGGAATTACCATTATAACCTGGTTTTTTGTTTATTGGTCGACCACTAAATTGCTTTTCCTCGTATTTATAATAATTTTCTGATTCTACAGAAACAGCTAACTGGGGTTCTTTTTGTAATAATTTGATATTACTCACTTGCTCCATAACATAAAGAGCAATTGCTTCTAATTCATTCTCTTTTAATTCTGAACTTTTAATACTTACAGTTTTGGATGTACTTCCGTTAGCCAATTTAAGAGTAACATTTGCTCCAGGAGTGATTTTTTCAAATTCACCTAAAACTTCTTCTACATTTCTTACTTTCACACCATTAACCTGAAGGACAGCATAACCTATATAATTATTTAAATTCTGAGAAGCTGGCGAATTAGGAATGACAGCTGAAATAATAGCTAACGTATCTTGCAAAACGTAGGTGTAATTATCTGACCCAACATACTCATAGTTATAAGATTGTGATATTTCAATTCCAAAATAGGCTCTTCTTACTCGGCCTTCATAGGTGAGTACATCATTGACTATTCGTTCAACTATCTTAGCTTCTACAGCAAAATTAATTTGAGATTGAATAACTTCTTCTCCATCGGGTGAGGTTGCAAATGCAATTTTTGTATTTACGCCAGCTACTTTTCCCGAAGCATCTACAAGAGGACCACCACTATTTCCCCAAATAATGGTTGCTGTAGTTTGTAAAAATCCGAATTTGCCTGTAATACCTTCACGAACACGGTTTTTCGCACTAATAATACCATTTGATACAGAATAAGGATACTCCCCTAGTGGATTACCAATAGCATAAACCGGTTCACCAATTCTGGACTCAGCCTTTTTAAAATCGATAGAAGTGATTTCATTTCCCGGAGATCCGATAAACTCCAATAAAGCAATATCATAAAATGAATCGCCCCCTACTACTTTAACTTCATACTTGGTTCCATCAATGCTGAATATATAAATACTCCCTCTTTCATCAGAGGCATCCTGAATAACATGGGCATTGGTAACGACATACTTTTTTCCGTTTCTGGAAATAATGAAACCTGAACCTGAACCCAGAGCCCCCGAAAGTGACAAAGCTTTTTCATAGGCAACATCCGAAACAGTTTCTCCTCTAAAACCTAAGGTTTGATTTGCAATTCCTGTTTTATAAACGGCAACTGTTACCACCGAACTCAATGCATTTTCAAGCATGTCAGAAACATTCTGAGCTAATGATAAGCCTGCTGTCAGAGATAGAATCAAAATAAAGCTAAAGATCTTTTTCATTTGTGTGTAATTTTATGGTTAAGCGCTTAATCTACTGCTTGAATTTTACTGTATGGAATGCTAAATACTTTTTATTATTTCAAAATATAATGATCAGCAATTCCATCCAGTTATATTTTATTTTCCTTTAATTACTTAATAATGAATAAAAAAAAGCACCTCTGATAATCACAGAAGTGCTTTTAAATTCATTAGTTAGACATTGACCAATCCCACTCCTGATTGTAGCAATACCTTGTTTGAGGACCCCAGGTAATTTTGCTCCCATCATCAAACTCAGCAACTGCATAAAGTTTAGTGTCACCACCAGAAACTGTTACATTTCCTTTTCCATAAGGTGCAACATAACCTTCATGATAACCATCTACATAACAATCAATGTAATAATTTGTCCAATTGTCAAATGTAACATAGCAATAACCACCACGGCTTTGCTCAGCACCTTTTGTTGCTGGCTGTACCACTTTAGATTTACTTGCAACACCATTGACACTTTTTTTAGCAACGATGTTTACATCGACTCCTCTTGATTTTTCAATTTTAGTTCCAGCTACCTGATCAGAGTTAGGTTTTACTTGTGCGAACAGGAAAGTTGAAATTGCCAATCCAAAAACCAAGGTTAATAATAA
This genomic stretch from Bacteroidota bacterium harbors:
- a CDS encoding trypsin-like serine protease, which gives rise to MKKIFSFILILSLTAGLSLAQNVSDMLENALSSVVTVAVYKTGIANQTLGFRGETVSDVAYEKALSLSGALGSGSGFIISRNGKKYVVTNAHVIQDASDERGSIYIFSIDGTKYEVKVVGGDSFYDIALLEFIGSPGNEITSIDFKKAESRIGEPVYAIGNPLGEYPYSVSNGIISAKNRVREGITGKFGFLQTTATIIWGNSGGPLVDASGKVAGVNTKIAFATSPDGEEVIQSQINFAVEAKIVERIVNDVLTYEGRVRRAYFGIEISQSYNYEYVGSDNYTYVLQDTLAIISAVIPNSPASQNLNNYIGYAVLQVNGVKVRNVEEVLGEFEKITPGANVTLKLANGSTSKTVSIKSSELKENELEAIALYVMEQVSNIKLLQKEPQLAVSVESENYYKYEEKQFSGRPINKKPGYNGNSSQSASKGEKYFMLAAGIVGENYQSMWKITDLRYFGAALKLCGMSGVIDMYLLKPHDDLENMELLRYYLSGDEDVMQSTLWY